CATCTGGACGTTTGCCGTTATCTTCTCGAGGATCTTCTTCTTCCGGTGCTGTGATAGACCAATCCTGAGGTAGGTAACGCGCACGTTGTGATTGATATTTAGCTGGGATATCTAATGGTTCTCGCTCAACAAATAATCCTGTAGAGACAAAATCATCCGGTGTTTCATCATGTGCCAGATATTGTTTGCCGTTGACAGTAATGACCCGTCCCTGTATGACCTTATCGTCGACCTGAGTTGGGACATGCTGTCTGTTGAAGTAATCTGTCACAAGGTAGCCTGCTTGTCTGCAGAGTTTAGAAGGCAGCATACCTGATTTAGAGCAGACCGTTGCAGTGACAATATTATTCGGTTCATTAAAACGTGCTTCAGCATTGACATATTCAGGTCGTAATTCCTGTACCTTTTTCATGAGGTTTACCCATAGATTTTGCGTCCGTGGTGAATAGTTGCCTTGTAAAGTTTCACGCTTATCATACCCTGTCCAAACGCCCATGGATACGTTCGGTGTATAACCGATAAACCAGTAGTCATATTTATCGTTCGTTGTACCCGTCTTACCTGCGATATCTAAACCAGATCCCATGCCTCGACGTACACGTGAAGCGGTACCTTCATTGACGACTGTACGTAGCATATCATTCATTAGAAAAGCCGTTTGTTCTGAAAACACTTGTTTTGGTTGCGGATCATGATGATAGACAACTTCTCCATCGAAAGTTTCTATTCTTTCGATCAAATACGAGTCATGGTACACCCCATTATTAGCAAAGGTAGCAAACGCATTGGTATTCTCTTCAACAGTCATGCCGTACGTCATGCCGCCAATGGCTACTGAAGGTGCATGATAGTCATTCTCATGGATTGTCGTAATACCCATCTGCTTCAAATAATCAAACGGGACTTCTTCACCGGCTTCTTCTTGGACCTTAAGGAATGATCGAATCGCTGGTAGGTTATAAGACTGTTCGAGTGCTTTTCTCGTTGTGACTAACCCTTGATAGCGATTGTTCCAGTTACGAGGCACCCAGTAATCGCCTGAACCATCTAAACGGAAGATAGGTGCATCGTCTACAGGTGTAGCAGGCTGTAGAAGACCGAGCTCAACAGCTGGCGCGTAATCTAATAATGGTTTAATAGAGGAACCCGGTTGTCTTGGTTCATCATTGAGGTTATATTCCATTTCATTGAAATCACGTCCCTCAATCATCGCAATGATAGCGCCAGTAGAGTTATCTAAGAGTGTTACAGCCGTTTGCTCTAGGTAACCGATTTCCCGTTCTTCTCCCGTTTCTTCGTCAACAACCGTATAAGTATGTTCTCTGCTTCGTGGTCCGAAAAGCTCATCATTCTTGGCTATTTCATGAAAAGCTTCATACAATTCTCGGTCTATTGTCGTATAAACCTTATACCCACCTCTAGAAAGTTGGCGGCGTGCCATTTCACGGTATTCGTCAAGTTCTTCATCTGTTAGCTCATCCTTATCGATCTCAAGATCCTCAAGTATTTGTTTCAATAATATGTTATTGGCACGTTGTTCGATCTCAAACGTGAGAAACGGATAGTTTTCAACGATACTTTTCGTTGGTTGCGCTAGGCTCTCTCTAATATCAAACGATTTTGCTTCCTCATATTCGGCTTGTGTAATAAATTGCGTTTCTATCATACGGTTCAAAACGACATTCATTCGTTTAAGCCCAGTTTCCAGTTTTTCTTCATTGAC
The genomic region above belongs to Caldalkalibacillus salinus and contains:
- a CDS encoding transglycosylase domain-containing protein → MVKKNSENKNTTKKQKRKKNRFLTFIKAMWIVIQVFIVLGLMGTLFAGAAAAGFFAAHVQDEPVREYDEIYELIHNYNQTGEAYFRNNEFIGNLRTSDVSQPVTLEEVSPHLIDAILATEDHVFYDHTGVNFKAVTRAAIEQFTEMGAGSGGSTITQQLVKNQVLTPERTFDRKFKEMLLAMRVERMFNKNEILEAYMNIVYMGYNANGSNVEGVQAAAEGIFGVSVKDLNIAQSAYLAGMIQSPGRYTPFTRSGAVNEEKLETGLKRMNVVLNRMIETQFITQAEYEEAKSFDIRESLAQPTKSIVENYPFLTFEIEQRANNILLKQILEDLEIDKDELTDEELDEYREMARRQLSRGGYKVYTTIDRELYEAFHEIAKNDELFGPRSREHTYTVVDEETGEEREIGYLEQTAVTLLDNSTGAIIAMIEGRDFNEMEYNLNDEPRQPGSSIKPLLDYAPAVELGLLQPATPVDDAPIFRLDGSGDYWVPRNWNNRYQGLVTTRKALEQSYNLPAIRSFLKVQEEAGEEVPFDYLKQMGITTIHENDYHAPSVAIGGMTYGMTVEENTNAFATFANNGVYHDSYLIERIETFDGEVVYHHDPQPKQVFSEQTAFLMNDMLRTVVNEGTASRVRRGMGSGLDIAGKTGTTNDKYDYWFIGYTPNVSMGVWTGYDKRETLQGNYSPRTQNLWVNLMKKVQELRPEYVNAEARFNEPNNIVTATVCSKSGMLPSKLCRQAGYLVTDYFNRQHVPTQVDDKVIQGRVITVNGKQYLAHDETPDDFVSTGLFVEREPLDIPAKYQSQRARYLPQDWSITAPEEEDPREDNGKRPDVPQGVDTVFRSSDGLNIVWQPVGDNDIAGYRIYRATQDGEFVHIGSVPDSSEKTYLDTGSSREASYAYRVTAVDISGNESDPSQIVTSNFSEPDSFFTPPGPSAPSGLSGSGNLLGVELTWNANAESDNVLHYTIYYSQDSESGYKQLTTTSDTSYTHSVLDGAGQYSYYVTATNEDGESEPSNIVQMNLGNQDSTDEEEPNQNGNGNNGNGPQEDDQSEEEGEEGSGSDQETETEEGTNDDSEGETEEKETSSRGNSDQAPGRQKNN